The following are from one region of the Zonotrichia albicollis isolate bZonAlb1 chromosome 15, bZonAlb1.hap1, whole genome shotgun sequence genome:
- the PURA gene encoding transcriptional activator protein Pur-alpha produces the protein MADRDSGSEQGGGGGGAAGAGGPGAGGGGPGGGGGGGGGPGGGLQHETQELASKRVDIQNKRFYLDVKQNAKGRFLKIAEVGAGGNKSRLTLSMSVAVEFRDYLGDFIEHYAQLGPSQPPELAQAADEPRRALKSEFLVRENRKYYMDLKENQRGRFLRVRQTVNRGPGLGSTQGQTIALPAQGLIEFRDALAKLIDDYGVEEEPAELPEGTSLTVDNKRFFFDVGSNKYGVFMRVSEVKPTYRNSITVPYKVWAKFGHTFCKYSDEMKKIQEKQRDKRAAAAAAPAVGAEPPPEAEAAAAGPPGALLQAEEPEED, from the coding sequence ATGGCGGACAGAGACAGCGGCAGCGAgcagggcggcggcggcgggggcgcggcggGCGCCGGGGGGCCgggcgcgggcggcggcggcccgggcggcggcggcggcggcggcgggggcccGGGCGGCGGGCTGCAGCACGAGACGCAGGAGCTGGCCTCCAAGCGGGTGGACATCCAGAACAAGCGCTTCTACCTGGACGTGAAGCAGAACGCCAAGGGCCGCTTCCTCAAGATCGCCGAGGTGGGCGCGGGCGGCAACAAGAGCCGCCTGACCCTCTCCATGTCGGTGGCCGTCGAGTTCCGCGACTACCTGGGCGACTTCATCGAGCACTACGCGCAGCTGGGGCCCAGCCAGCCCCCCGAGCTGGCGCAGGCGGCCGACGAGCCCCGGCGGGCGCTGAAGAGCGAGTTCCTGGTGCGGGAGAACCGCAAGTACTACATGGATCTGAAGGAGAACCAGCGCGGGCGCTTCCTGCGCGTCCGCCAGACCGTGAACCGCGGCCCGGGGCTGGGCTCCACGCAGGGCCAGACCATCGCGCTGCCCGCGCAGGGCCTCATCGAGTTCCGCGACGCCCTGGCCAAGCTCATCGACGACTACGGCGTGGAGGAGGAGCCGGCCGAGCTGCCCGAGGGCACCTCCTTGACTGTGGACAACAAGCGTTTCTTCTTCGACGTGGGTTCCAACAAGTACGGCGTGTTCATGCGGGTGAGCGAGGTGAAGCCCACCTACCGCAACTCCATCACCGTCCCCTACAAGGTCTGGGCCAAGTTCGGCCACACCTTCTGCAAGTACTCGGACGAGATGAAGAAGATCCAGGAGAAGCAGCGGGACAagcgcgccgccgccgccgccgcccccgccgtgGGCGCCGAGCCGCCCCCCGAGGCCGAGGCGGCCGCCGCCGGGCCGCCCGGCGCGCTGCTGCAGGCCGAGGAGCCCGAGGAGGACTGA